The Pseudomonas sp. FP2309 genomic sequence GCCATGCCCAGGGTGGCGTTAGGGTCCGTGGTGGAAACCGCACGGAATGGAATGTGCTGATCGCCGGAGATCAGGATGGCCAGTTGAGGAATCCAGTCGACCGGTACCAGGTCGACGGCGTTCATCAGGAACACCCAGACGAAGATGGTCAGTGCCAGCGGCGCAATCACCGGGCTGCGACCATGGAAGCTGTCTTTCACGCTGCCATCGACGAATTCGACCAGTACTTCAACGAAGTTCTGCAGGGCGCCTGGTTGACCGGAAGTCGCCTTCTTTGCCGCCATGCGGAAAATCAGGACGAAGATCAGACCCAATGCGACCGACCAACCCAAAGTATCCAGGTGGAAGGCCCAGAAGCCCATTTCTTTGGCTTCTGCTGCGGTGTGGGCAAAGCCCCAGCCGCCGTTGGGAAGCTGACCGAAGGTCAGGTTCTGCAAGTGGTGCTGGATATAGCCCGAAGCGGTTGTTTCTGCCATGGTTGCCTCAAACGCCCTAAGGTTTCGAAAGTCTTGTTTTCATTAGCAGGGGAGCGAACCAGCTGACCAGTTGGGTCAACACGAAGACGCCGAATACAGCCAGCGGCGCCAATGGCTTCACACCTGCAAAGGTCAGTGCAAACAGCACTGCCGTCAAAATCAGTTTCCCTGCCTCACCGGCATAAAAAGACCGGACGATAGCCTGGGCTGCCCGGGCGCCGGAAAACCGAAAGGCCCTGTGAGCAAAATACATATTGGGCAGCAAGGCTATCAGGCCTCCGCAGAGTCCTGAATATCCGGCTACGACTCCATGCCCGTACCAAAGCGCCAATGCGGCAATCAGCAACGTGACAAATTGAGCCAATAAAACCGGGAAAACGGCCAAGCGATGGAACGGCAACGTGTTTGG encodes the following:
- the atpB gene encoding F0F1 ATP synthase subunit A, producing MAETTASGYIQHHLQNLTFGQLPNGGWGFAHTAAEAKEMGFWAFHLDTLGWSVALGLIFVLIFRMAAKKATSGQPGALQNFVEVLVEFVDGSVKDSFHGRSPVIAPLALTIFVWVFLMNAVDLVPVDWIPQLAILISGDQHIPFRAVSTTDPNATLGMALSVFALIIFYSIKVKGIGGFIGELTLHPFGSKNIFVQALLIPVNFLLEFVTLIAKPISLALRLFGNMYAGELVFILIAVMFGSGLLWLSGLGVVLQWAWAVFHILIITLQAFIFMMLTIVYLSMAHEENH
- a CDS encoding F0F1 ATP synthase subunit I; its protein translation is METRTPNTLPFHRLAVFPVLLAQFVTLLIAALALWYGHGVVAGYSGLCGGLIALLPNMYFAHRAFRFSGARAAQAIVRSFYAGEAGKLILTAVLFALTFAGVKPLAPLAVFGVFVLTQLVSWFAPLLMKTRLSKP